The DNA segment TGCGAAGATTGCCATTAATTTAGAGGGCTGGCGCGATATTCCGCTCGCAGATTGGTTAGAAGCGAAAACAGGCAAGCCGACGATTCTGGCAAATGACGCAAACTGTGCTGGGCTGGGAGAATATTGGCTGGGTGCCGGGAAACGCTTTGAGCAAATGATTTTGCTGACGTTGGGTACAGGAGTCGGCGGCGCAGTGATTCTAGATGGCAAGCTGTTTGTGGGTCATAATGGCACAGCCGGAGAGCTAGGGCTGATTACGCTCAACCCCGATGGACCTGACTGCAATAGCGGCAATCGTGGCTCTCTGGAACAATATGCTTCAATTCGGGCAATCCGCAGACGGACAGGGTTGGAACCGGACGAACTGGGGGCAAAGGCAAAAGCAGGAGATGCAGCAGCGATCGAGTTTTGGCAGCAGTATGGGCGCGACTTGGGTGCAGGACTAGCCAGCTTAATTTATGTGCTCACGCCTCAAGCTGTCATCATTGGTGGCGGAGTCAGCGCCAGCGCCGAATTTTTCTTTCCGTCTGTCTTAAAGGAAATTGAGCAGCGCGTTTTGCCCACCTCTCGATTAGATTTACAGCTTTTAGCGGCAGAATTGGGCAATCAAGCAGGAATTGCGGGTGCAGCGAAGCTGGCATGGCAGAAATTTTATTCGACTCAATCAATTTAATTTTTGTGATCAGGGTGGGTTGTCAAAACGCGATCGAACGGTAACGTTGATTAGTAGGACATCAGCCAAACTCTAATCGAAATACTGAATCGAAATACTGAGCCTCCTGAATGTTAAATCCGAATGCAACCCCAAAAGCAGATATTCTCGTCATCGATGACACTCTAGAAAACTTAAATCTGCTGTCTGCCATGTTGACCCAACAGGGCTATAAGGTGCGAAGTGTTACCAAAGGCTCAACTGGAGTGCGAGGCGCACAAACTGTTTCACCTGACCTGATTCTGCTGGATGTCAATATGCCAGAGATGAATGGATATGAGGTTTGTCAGCAGTTAAAAGCAGACGATCGCACCCGCGATATTCCTGTGATTTTTATTAGTGCATTGGACGATGTTTTAGATAAAGTCAAAGCGTTTCAGGTGGGCGGTGTTGACTACGTGACCAAGCCCTTTCAGGTTGAAGAAGTATTAGCAAGAATTGAAACCCACCTAACCATTCGTCACCTTCAGCAACAGCTGCAAACTCAGAACAGTCAGCTTCAGCAGCAAGTTCGAGAGCGTGAACGAGCCGAAGAAAAATTTGCCAAATCATTTCGATCGAGCCCTCATCCGATCGCCATTACAACCGTATCTGAAGGACGATTTTTAGATGTCAACCCCGGCTTTTTGAGAATGAGCGGGTACAAACGGGAAGAAGTGATTGACCACACCATCGAGGAACTAAAGTTATGTTTTGATAAGAGTTACGATGAAGCAATCCAGAAACTAGCGGATATTGGAGTTTTCCACAATCAAGAATGTGAATTTCGCAGAAAATCGGGTGAAACCAGAACAGTTTTGTTATCGGTTGAGTTAATTGACCTGGCAGGAATTCCTTGCACGCTGCACATTATCAATGACATTACTGAACGCAAACGACTGGAAAACGAATTTATTTCGCTCGTTAGTCATGAGCTACGAACTCCCCTCACATCACTGCTAGGTGCGCTCGATCTCCTCTCAGCTGGACAGTTGGGCGACCTGACCGATCGCGGCAAGCGAGTCCTCAGCATTGCCAACACCAACACCGAACGCCTGATTCGTCTGGTTAATGACATTCTCGATCTGGAGCGCATGAAGTCGGGCACAATCTCGATGCAAAAACGGTTGTGCAATCTCTCAAAGCTGATGGTTCAAGCCACCGAAGCAATGCAAACCCTGGCAGACCAGGCACAGATCACGCTTACCACCCAACCGCTTGATCTCAAACTTCAAGTAGACTGCGATCGGTTTCTGCAAACCCTCACCAACCTTCTGAGCAACGCCATCAAATTCTCGCCTGCCGGAAGTACAGTCTGGCTCAACGCCGAACAAGTCGATCGCCGATCCCCCTTCTCCGCACTCGATACGCCCACACTCCTGATCACTGTAAAAGATCAAGGACGCGGCATTCCTGCCGATAAGCTGCAAGTTATCTTTGAGCGATTTCAGCAGGTAGATGCATCCGACTCCCGCGACAAAGGTGGTACAGGACTGGGCTTAGCAATTTGCCGCAACATCATAGAGCAACATGGCGGCAAGATCTGGGCAGAAAGCAAGCTTGGCGAGGGCAGCACCTTCTACCTCACCCTCCCCCTGCCCCACGCCTGGGATGTGTAAAACCTTCTAGTCCTTATAACTTGCTTGGTCACGCTCCCCCAATCCCCATCAAAAAAAGGAACTGTAGACTGTTGGACTCCCTTTTTTCAGAAAAATTATCTCATCCCCTGAATCTCCTCCCTCTCTACCCCCCCTCTTCTCGACTTCTTCCCATTCACCTGATAGGGTGATGACAGATCGCAGAGGAAATGGATATGAACCGAACAGTGCTGATTGTAGATGACGAAGAAGATGTGCGAGCAGTTGCCCAACTTGGGTTAGAAATGGGGGCAGGTTGGCAGGTA comes from the Trichocoleus sp. genome and includes:
- a CDS encoding ATP-binding protein, translated to MLNPNATPKADILVIDDTLENLNLLSAMLTQQGYKVRSVTKGSTGVRGAQTVSPDLILLDVNMPEMNGYEVCQQLKADDRTRDIPVIFISALDDVLDKVKAFQVGGVDYVTKPFQVEEVLARIETHLTIRHLQQQLQTQNSQLQQQVRERERAEEKFAKSFRSSPHPIAITTVSEGRFLDVNPGFLRMSGYKREEVIDHTIEELKLCFDKSYDEAIQKLADIGVFHNQECEFRRKSGETRTVLLSVELIDLAGIPCTLHIINDITERKRLENEFISLVSHELRTPLTSLLGALDLLSAGQLGDLTDRGKRVLSIANTNTERLIRLVNDILDLERMKSGTISMQKRLCNLSKLMVQATEAMQTLADQAQITLTTQPLDLKLQVDCDRFLQTLTNLLSNAIKFSPAGSTVWLNAEQVDRRSPFSALDTPTLLITVKDQGRGIPADKLQVIFERFQQVDASDSRDKGGTGLGLAICRNIIEQHGGKIWAESKLGEGSTFYLTLPLPHAWDV
- a CDS encoding ROK family protein gives rise to the protein MDKLNMATVIGIDLGGTAIKLGKFDAEGNCLQSLTVPTPQPAKPEAVLAAMVAAIEQLDPSQTVAIGVGTPGPADVDGRIAKIAINLEGWRDIPLADWLEAKTGKPTILANDANCAGLGEYWLGAGKRFEQMILLTLGTGVGGAVILDGKLFVGHNGTAGELGLITLNPDGPDCNSGNRGSLEQYASIRAIRRRTGLEPDELGAKAKAGDAAAIEFWQQYGRDLGAGLASLIYVLTPQAVIIGGGVSASAEFFFPSVLKEIEQRVLPTSRLDLQLLAAELGNQAGIAGAAKLAWQKFYSTQSI